ATGTCGCCGCGAGCGGTTCCAGCCGGGAAAAGGGGGGGCCGGGGGGCCCGATGGCCTCCCGGCGGGGTCCAGGGGCAGCGCCCCTGGCCGCCGGAGGCCTCCACCGCAAGGGAGAATGAAATGGCTAACTTTTTTAGCGGCAGCGACATCGTCGGCACGGCCATCGAGATCGAGCGCCGGGGCCGCAACGTCTATTCCAAGGCGGCGGCCGCCGCCACCAACCCGGACGTCAAGAACTTCCTGCAGTTCTTTGCCGGCGAGGAAGCCCGCCACCAGGCTATTTTCGAGGCCATGGCCGGCCGCATCGGCAAGATCGAGATCCCGGCCGGCAGCGACGAAGCGGAATACATGGACTACGTCCAGGCCCTGCTCGATTCCCATGCCCTTTTCTGCGGCGGGGCTCCGGAAAAGGACCTGGCCAACGCGGCCGACCCCATCGAGGCCATCGAGCTGGCCAGCCGGTTCGAAAAGGACACCATCCTCTACTTTCGCGAGATGATGGACCTTCTGCCGCAAAACGAGTCCGATATCGTCAAGCAGTGCCTGAACGAGGAGCGCGGGCACCTGCGCCAGCTGCGCGCCATGCTGGTGAAACTGCGCAACCAGGCCTAAACGCACGATCAACCCGGCGGGCCAAAGCCTCTCGGCCAGGGCCCGCCGTCATGCCTTTCCGCCCGCCCGTCCGCTTCGGACGCGGATCGGGAAAGGACGCGGGGCAAGGGGGACGGCCATGTACCATGATGATTTCGGCTTTGACGCCATGACCCTGGAAAGCCCCTTGGTTCCCGAAGCCAAGGCCGGTCCCGCCGATGCCTTGGAGCAGGGATTCGCCGGCCGCATGGCCGGGCTCATTCTCTCCTCCGACCTTTTTTCCGCCCGCAATCCCGGCCCCAGGCCCTGGATCGACGGCCTGGCCCTTTCCACCTGCTGGCCGGGAGCCGTGATCCGCTATTCCGGGGAACGCCTCGACCAGGACGACCTGGACGCCTTTCTCGGCTGCGTGCTGCTGGCCTTCCGGGATACCGGCCGGGCCGGCGCGGCCCGGTTCCATCTGCGCGAACTGACGCGCTGCATCTGGCCCCGGGGCAGGCGCTTCGCCACGCGGCGGCTGGAACGGTCGCTGTGGCGACTGGCCAGCGCCCGCATCGAAATCGAGGAAGAGCAAGGCCATGTCCTCATGCAGGCGAAGCTGCTCAACACCCTGCTTTGCGACCGCGCCGCCGGCATTTGCGCCGTGGACGTGAGTCCCCGCGTCATGGAAGCCTTTCAAGCCGCGCCGGTCGTGGAGCGGCTGCTGGCCAGCCGTTCCCCGTTCGGAGCCGGCCGCTTCCACCGCTGGCTGGCCGGCCTGCTTTCCCAGGGCCCGGCCACATCGCGCCTGGACCTGGCCGCCCTGCGCCGGTTGTCGGGGCTGACGCGCCAGCCCATGCCGGCCTTTCGCGTGCGGGCCATCACCGCGTTGCAGGATTTCCTGGATATGGGCCTTATCGCCGCCATCGAACCGGCCGGGCCCGACAGGCTCGTGGCCATGCGTCCTATCGCCCGTGGGGAGGAAGCGGCCTGCCTGTTGCTTTCTTGACGGGATTATCCCATGGACGGCATCATGTCCTCACAGGCCAAGACGTCCTCCGGTTCCGCCGCCCCCGAGGCGCACAAGCTGCCGCAGCACGTCTTGCGTCTTTCCCCGGGACCGCTTCGGACCATGCCTTTCCGCCGCCTGACCCTCGACGTGGCCAGAGATGGCCGTGAATCCTTCATGACGCCCTCGAGACTGCGGTCGTGCCAGGCCGCGCCCGACCCGGGCCGCCCGGACGACGGCATGGCCCACCCGCCGACGCTGGAAGACCTCATCGGCATCGAGCACAGCAAGCTCGGCTTTTACCAGGAACTGCGCCAGAAAGTGCAGGAACTCCAGGAAGCCCATGAGGAATCGGAAGTGCGCCGCCAGGAGATCGCGGCCATCCTCGACGGCATCACCGACATCATGATGGTGCTGTCCAAGGACCTGCGCATCATCTCCGTCAACCACGTCTTCCACGAACTTTTCAACATCCCCCGGCCCGAGGGGCAGCACTGCTACCGCATCTTCCGCGAGGGCGAACACCCCTGTCCCGAGTGTCCGGCCCACCGGTCCTTCAAGTCCAACGCCGTGTGCCGCTGCATGGGGACCTTCAAGATCGGGGGGGTGCCCCGCCGCTTCGAAATGGTGGCCTCGCCCATTCACAACCCCGACAGCCCGGAGTCCCGCATCCTCATCTTCAAACGCGACGTCACCCTGGAGACGGAATACCAGTCCAAGTATTACCAGGCCGAAAAGATGGCCACCATCGGCATGCTGGCCGCGGGCGTGGCCCACGAGATCAACAACCCGCTCACCGCCGTCTACGGCCTGGCCGAGGGCATCCGCCGCCGGCTGCCCGCCATCCAGGAGCGCGTAAGCGAGGCCCTTTACGCCGACGTGGCCGAATACACCGAAACCATCCTCATGGAATGCCGGCGCTGCCGCGACATCGTGCGTTCCATGCTGTCCTTCTCCCGGCCCCACACCCTGGCTTTTTCGCCGGTGTGCCTAAACGAGGTCGTGACGGACACCTTGAACATTCTGCGCGGCCACCTGGAGGCGTGCGGCAAGCAGGGCCTGCGCCTGACCGTCAATCTCTTCGATCCCCTGCCCACCGTGCCCGGCGACGAGGCGCAGCTCAAGCAGGTGCTTTTAAACATCCTCGTCAACTCCATGGACGCCATTGCCGGCGAAGGCGAAATCACCATCACCACGCATCCGGAAAACGACAACACCGTCAATTTGTCCGTGGAGGATACCGGCTGCGGCATCCCGCCGGAGAACATGGACAAGCTCTTCAACCCCTTTTTCACCACCAAGCCCGTGGGCAAGGGCATTGGCATCGGCCTTGCCGCCTGCTACGGCATCGTGCGCGAACACCACGGCTTTATCGAAGTGGCCAGCGAAGTGGGCCTCGGCACCCACGTCACGGTGAAACTCCCTTTGGACAGCGGCCAACCCAGTGAATAATCCCTACGGTCTTCTCGTCGTGGACGACGAACCTTCCATCGGCAAGCTCCTGCTCAAGGAGTTTACCACCCCGGCCCGCACGGTGCATGTCGCGGCCAGCGCCCGCGAGGCCCGGGAGCTCATGGCCAAGCACGAATTCGAAGTGGCCGTGCTCGACATCCGCCTGCCCGACATCAACGGCATCGACCTGATGGTCGAGCTCAAAAACCGCCAGGAAGACCT
The sequence above is drawn from the Solidesulfovibrio fructosivorans JJ] genome and encodes:
- a CDS encoding two-component system sensor histidine kinase NtrB, whose protein sequence is MSSQAKTSSGSAAPEAHKLPQHVLRLSPGPLRTMPFRRLTLDVARDGRESFMTPSRLRSCQAAPDPGRPDDGMAHPPTLEDLIGIEHSKLGFYQELRQKVQELQEAHEESEVRRQEIAAILDGITDIMMVLSKDLRIISVNHVFHELFNIPRPEGQHCYRIFREGEHPCPECPAHRSFKSNAVCRCMGTFKIGGVPRRFEMVASPIHNPDSPESRILIFKRDVTLETEYQSKYYQAEKMATIGMLAAGVAHEINNPLTAVYGLAEGIRRRLPAIQERVSEALYADVAEYTETILMECRRCRDIVRSMLSFSRPHTLAFSPVCLNEVVTDTLNILRGHLEACGKQGLRLTVNLFDPLPTVPGDEAQLKQVLLNILVNSMDAIAGEGEITITTHPENDNTVNLSVEDTGCGIPPENMDKLFNPFFTTKPVGKGIGIGLAACYGIVREHHGFIEVASEVGLGTHVTVKLPLDSGQPSE
- a CDS encoding ferritin-like domain-containing protein, translated to MANFFSGSDIVGTAIEIERRGRNVYSKAAAAATNPDVKNFLQFFAGEEARHQAIFEAMAGRIGKIEIPAGSDEAEYMDYVQALLDSHALFCGGAPEKDLANAADPIEAIELASRFEKDTILYFREMMDLLPQNESDIVKQCLNEERGHLRQLRAMLVKLRNQA